In Phycisphaerales bacterium, one DNA window encodes the following:
- a CDS encoding sulfotransferase — protein sequence MTKQTEKLIAVYGAMRSGTTLLRLMLDQHQDVSCPGETDYVFDHLKQDERGVWHCEVHALNQDRIFQIHRSKFPDPLPTPMSPEFIVGCLFEKEQHGILMLHRHLDRILDIYPDMKIIHLLRDPRDVARSSIAMNWASNVYHGASHWIDTELLWAQYGTKLPAHQVLTLHYEKLIKEPESQLQRLCEFIGFDFDYDMLNYDQRSTYSKPDVSLTYQWKRKQTPYEIGLVEARIGPLLESCGYQPSGHPPKPLAGPRKLLLNVRNRASIYHGRIKRYGFKNWLTAGLAQRLRMHRLSEAVRLRQHQIENKNIK from the coding sequence ATGACTAAGCAAACAGAAAAACTAATCGCCGTTTATGGAGCCATGCGTTCCGGTACGACGCTTTTGCGGCTCATGCTGGACCAACATCAAGATGTTTCTTGCCCCGGCGAAACCGATTATGTTTTTGATCATCTTAAGCAGGATGAGCGTGGCGTCTGGCACTGCGAAGTGCATGCACTGAACCAAGATCGAATTTTCCAGATTCATCGTTCGAAATTTCCGGATCCGTTACCCACACCAATGTCTCCGGAGTTCATCGTTGGCTGCTTGTTTGAAAAGGAGCAACACGGCATCTTGATGTTGCACCGTCACCTTGATCGAATACTCGATATCTACCCAGATATGAAGATTATTCATCTGCTGCGCGATCCTAGGGATGTGGCAAGATCTTCAATCGCTATGAATTGGGCCAGCAATGTCTATCACGGAGCTTCACATTGGATTGATACAGAGCTTTTATGGGCCCAATACGGTACGAAGCTTCCCGCGCATCAGGTGTTGACTTTGCACTATGAAAAGCTGATTAAAGAACCCGAATCCCAATTGCAACGGCTGTGTGAATTTATAGGTTTTGATTTTGATTATGACATGCTGAACTATGATCAACGATCGACTTATTCGAAGCCGGATGTGTCGTTGACGTATCAGTGGAAAAGAAAACAAACCCCGTACGAGATTGGTTTAGTCGAAGCGCGCATTGGGCCACTTCTTGAGTCGTGCGGCTATCAACCAAGCGGTCATCCACCAAAGCCATTGGCTGGGCCTCGCAAGCTCTTATTGAATGTTCGGAACCGAGCATCGATTTACCATGGACGTATTAAGCGATATGGTTTTAAGAATTGGTTGACAGCAGGTCTGGCGCAGCGTTTGCGAATGCATCGCTTAAGTGAGGCCGTTCGTCTACGACAACATCAAATTGAAAACAAAAACATTAAATAG
- a CDS encoding CPBP family intramembrane metalloprotease codes for MAIDLLKQTDGSRSSLEWMGSVKVTAWWFIVLVLFVHTVTSSFLNLVYFKQEWSAPITQATAGLIGGTLQAYIIQFIIIGTLFWCIGRLRFHDLALFRKKILPGIAWTVVIWGAAQIVQLIESGGDATWALGWGTHLIGNFLGQIFGNALYEEILYRAFLISQIFVLLRIAGMRRTIPMLIIAILVSQFIFALGHVPNRLYKGRYENWQAVWNDQLSLFISGLFLTAYFLLTNNIFIAVGIHALSNVPMPLVEGASLRGLSEPLLVVFVLLALWRRWRRRTRKIHREPAS; via the coding sequence ATGGCAATCGACTTACTCAAGCAAACCGATGGTTCCCGTTCATCCTTAGAGTGGATGGGTTCTGTCAAAGTAACGGCTTGGTGGTTTATTGTTCTGGTTCTGTTTGTCCATACTGTAACCAGCAGCTTCTTAAACCTAGTCTATTTCAAACAGGAATGGTCGGCACCGATCACACAGGCGACCGCTGGTCTGATCGGAGGCACACTTCAGGCCTACATCATCCAATTTATTATCATCGGGACATTGTTTTGGTGTATTGGACGGCTCCGTTTTCATGATCTGGCCTTGTTTCGAAAAAAAATATTGCCTGGTATTGCCTGGACAGTTGTTATTTGGGGTGCGGCCCAGATTGTGCAGCTCATTGAAAGTGGCGGAGATGCTACTTGGGCTCTGGGGTGGGGAACACATTTAATAGGTAATTTTCTAGGGCAGATTTTTGGGAATGCGCTCTATGAAGAGATTCTCTACCGCGCGTTCTTGATCAGTCAGATCTTTGTTCTACTGCGCATTGCTGGTATGCGAAGAACAATACCGATGCTCATTATCGCTATCTTGGTCTCACAATTTATTTTTGCTCTTGGACACGTACCAAATCGCCTCTACAAAGGTCGTTATGAAAATTGGCAGGCTGTTTGGAACGATCAATTAAGTTTGTTTATCTCTGGTCTCTTTCTGACAGCCTACTTCTTGCTAACCAACAATATCTTTATTGCCGTTGGTATTCATGCACTATCTAATGTGCCTATGCCTCTCGTAGAGGGTGCCAGCTTAAGGGGTCTTTCAGAACCATTACTTGTGGTCTTTGTGCTCCTGGCACTGTGGCGCCGCTGGCGGCGACGCACGAGGAAAATCCATCGTGAGCCTGCTAGTTAA
- the mog gene encoding molybdopterin adenylyltransferase yields MACISEQKNTSTDSIDGMSTKASIGIVTISDRASRGDYEDRSGPAIEAWLLEVLTSPWQPERRLVPDEQPQIEAALCELSDELKCGLIVTTGGTGPALRDITPEATEAVCHRILPGFGELMRTESLKSVPTAILSRQIAGTRGSSLIINLPGKPAAIAECLNAVFAAVPYCIDLIGGPYLETNPKIIQAFRPQSKK; encoded by the coding sequence ATGGCATGCATTTCAGAGCAAAAAAACACGTCTACTGATAGCATTGATGGCATGTCAACCAAAGCATCTATCGGCATTGTGACGATTTCTGACCGCGCCTCTCGCGGTGATTATGAAGATCGCAGTGGCCCAGCCATTGAAGCCTGGCTTCTTGAAGTGCTGACGAGCCCTTGGCAACCGGAACGGCGTCTGGTGCCTGACGAGCAGCCGCAGATTGAGGCAGCTTTGTGTGAATTAAGTGACGAACTGAAGTGCGGTTTAATTGTCACGACAGGAGGCACTGGTCCGGCGCTAAGAGATATCACACCCGAAGCGACTGAAGCTGTTTGTCACCGAATTCTGCCAGGCTTTGGTGAGTTGATGCGCACCGAATCACTCAAGTCAGTTCCGACTGCGATTTTGTCGCGGCAAATAGCTGGCACGCGTGGCTCTTCATTGATCATCAATTTGCCAGGAAAACCAGCCGCCATTGCGGAGTGTCTCAATGCCGTCTTTGCGGCGGTGCCATATTGCATCGATTTGATTGGTGGACCCTATCTGGAAACCAATCCGAAGATCATTCAAGCGTTTCGTCCGCAATCAAAAAAATAA
- a CDS encoding AEC family transporter yields the protein MSYDVIMYVVIPIFLFVVAGYIFRKLGKFDASQSGNLIGYVMKVAIPSMIIVALASEPVEEYLQYLAFFGTFLLITVIIFIVALVFARFRGMPMLEGSYFSATACLSNTCMIALPILVLLMGKPGAVYGILGVIVLIIGLQVMSVIYDYHHGEDGDSVLNSTLKSLWSAAKQPYFVAMIIGIILSVADLTIPSTINITLTWLGNTTAPVALFAVGLDLDFSVFKRHLRAICESVVFKLILMPILAWFLAAWMGLSPASYVAVVLCSSVASAKCQYALAKQKHIYVEETAAIVASATILSIITLAIVLILLSNRDPDVFKRDGHFHNATDNPVPNVSETNKVVPKSDDKDKSAPKTSGLDQLRPLSIDAQEQRLWSHQHNVRLVLVT from the coding sequence ATGTCTTATGACGTCATAATGTATGTGGTGATACCGATCTTTTTATTCGTCGTGGCGGGCTATATTTTTCGAAAGTTGGGCAAGTTTGATGCCAGCCAATCGGGCAATCTGATTGGCTACGTCATGAAAGTTGCGATCCCTAGCATGATTATCGTGGCCTTGGCCAGCGAGCCAGTCGAAGAATACCTCCAGTATTTAGCCTTCTTTGGCACGTTTCTTCTCATCACAGTCATCATTTTTATTGTGGCGCTCGTCTTTGCACGGTTCAGAGGCATGCCAATGCTGGAAGGCTCATACTTTTCAGCAACCGCTTGTCTTTCAAATACATGCATGATTGCACTGCCAATTTTAGTGTTGCTGATGGGCAAGCCGGGCGCGGTCTACGGAATTCTTGGTGTCATTGTGCTCATCATTGGCTTGCAGGTGATGTCAGTCATCTATGACTATCACCATGGGGAAGACGGCGACTCAGTTTTAAACAGTACCTTGAAGTCACTTTGGAGCGCGGCTAAGCAGCCTTACTTTGTCGCGATGATCATTGGCATCATCCTCTCAGTGGCAGATTTAACAATCCCTTCAACCATCAATATCACATTGACTTGGCTGGGTAATACCACAGCGCCAGTGGCACTGTTTGCTGTCGGATTAGACTTAGATTTCTCGGTCTTCAAAAGACATCTTCGAGCGATATGCGAATCAGTTGTGTTCAAGCTTATCTTGATGCCGATCTTGGCGTGGTTTTTAGCCGCTTGGATGGGTCTTTCACCAGCTTCTTATGTTGCTGTCGTACTTTGTAGTTCTGTGGCATCAGCAAAGTGCCAATACGCACTGGCCAAGCAAAAGCACATCTACGTTGAGGAAACAGCAGCTATTGTGGCCAGCGCCACGATCCTCTCAATTATCACGCTGGCGATCGTGCTCATTCTGCTGAGTAATCGTGATCCAGATGTGTTTAAGAGAGATGGTCATTTCCATAACGCGACTGATAATCCAGTGCCCAATGTGAGTGAGACAAATAAAGTGGTACCTAAGAGTGATGACAAAGACAAGTCAGCACCTAAGACCAGTGGGCTTGATCAGCTCAGACCTCTCAGCATTGATGCGCAGGAACAACGACTTTGGAGCCATCAGCACAATGTTCGGCTGGTGCTCGTTACCTAG